The following DNA comes from Candidatus Palauibacter soopunensis.
GCCGAGAAGCCCTCCGCGAGCGGGCTCGCGGTACCCGGGATGCCGGTGGGCTCCCCGGGCATGGAGTTCGGGGACCGCGTCGATCCCTACGACGTGATCCGGTTCGACGCCGCGGGCAACACGTCGGTGTACGAGAGCCGTTGACTTCCGTGATCCGATGGTCCCTTGACTACCGATCTCGAATCCTACTTGTTCGGGGGGACAGGGCTATCGGCGCGCGCAGAGGGGACGGTAGCTTTTTCGCTGCGGAAGCCAGGCAAACCAACCATCCCGGATGGCGGTGGTTCTCATGAACTCCAGCGGTGGTCGCGACGGTCACGGACACGATCATGACCATGGGCACGATCACGACCATGCTCACGGGCACGGCCATGACCATGGGCACGACCACGACCATGGGCATGACCACGATCACGGGCACGACCACGACCATGGGCACGACCACGGCCACGGACACCACCACCACGGCCATGATCACGACCACCATCACCACCACCACGGGATTTTCGGCGCCCACGATCATTCGGACGAGTTGAGGAACGCCAGCAAGCGCGACCTCACCGTCGCCCTGCTGATCATTGCCAGCTTCATGTTCGTCGAGGTGGTCGGGGGCGTTCTGTCCGGAAGCCTGGCCCTCATCGCCGACGCGGGGCACATGCTCACCGACGCGGCCTCCATCGGCCTCGCGCTGTTCGCCGTGAACTTCGCGACGCGCGCCGCCTCGGTGGAGCGCACCTTCGGCTACCACCGGGTGGAAATCCTCGCCGCGCTCATCAACGCACTCACGCTGTGGCTGATCTCCGCCTGGGTCATCTTCGAGGCGTACCACCGCTTCCAGGAGATCCCGGAGGTCGAGGGCGGCCTGATGCTGATCGTGGGGACCCTCGGGCTCCTCGCCAACCTCGCCGCGGCCTGGGTGCTGCACCGGTCGGCAAAGCACAGCGTGAACGTGGAAGGGGCCCTGGCCCACGTGATCGCCGACATTCTCGGGTCGGTCGCGGTCATCGTGTCCGGGGTGCTCGTGTGGGCTTTCGGCTGGTACATCTCCGACCCGATCCTCAGCGTCCTCATCGGGATTCTGATCCTGCTCAGCACGTGGCGCCTGCTGGCCAAGGTCGTGCACGTGCTGCTCGAGGGGACGCCGGAACACGTCGACGTGTACAAGCTCTGCCACCAGATCGAGGATCTCGAGGGAGTCACGGTGATTCACGACGTCCATGTGTGGACGCTCGCGCCGGGCTACGACGCGCTCACGGCGCATGTCCTGGTGGATCCCGAGCACGAAGGCGATACGGCGAAGCTTCTCGACAGGATCCGGGAGATCGCCTACGACGATTTCAACCTGCAGCACGTCACGGTCCAGGTGGAGGCCAGTGCCACGCAGTGCAACGAAGACCACCACGTCGATCACCTGGTCGCCACCGCGCGGCCTCATTCTCACTAGTCAAGGAGAAAAACTCATGGGCGAGCATGACCACAGCTGCGAGAGTCACGACAGCAGCCATACGCACGGTGACGATTGCGGCCACGAGACCGTAGAGCACGACGGGCATACGGACTACGTCGTCGACGGCCACCTGCACCACGTGCACGGGGACCACTGCGACGACCACGGTCCGGCCGAAGGTCACGGCCACGACTGCGATGGCCATGACAGCGGCCACACGCACGGCGACGACTGCGGCCACGAGGCGGTGCAGCACGACGGCCACACGGACTATGTGGTTGGCGGCCACTTGCATCACGCGCACGCCGGGCACTGCGACGATCACGGTCCGGCGTAACGGTTCGCCAGCTTCCCTCGGGAGCGGCCGCCGCCCCGGGTCGGCGGCTGCTCCTCCCGATCCCCTCCGCCGCGAACCTCCGGCGCGGGGCGCCACCTGACAGGTTCTGAATGACCCCGTTCATCCTTGCGCTGTTGGCGCCAGTTGCCGGAGTCCTCCTTTACATCTGGTTGCACAACCGGCCTCACACCATGCGGATGATCGATACGATCGTCTTCGTGGCGCTGCCGGTGCTCGTCGCCTGGCAGATTTTTCCGCACGTCTGGCTGGAACGTCAGATCACGCCCCTCCTCGCCGTCATCGCGGGCGGTGGCGTCCTCTATCTCATCGAGAAGATCTCCCATAGAGTGGCGCAGCACACCGACAACCTCACGATTCTGCTTGGCGTGGCGTCGATGGTGCTGCACGCCCTGCTGGAAGGCGGCGCGCTGATGCCGGCGACGGCGAGTGCTCCCTTCGCGTTCGCCGTTATCCTGCATCGGGTCGCCGTCGGGCTACTGATCTGGTGGCTGCTCGAGCCGCGGCACGGAGTCGTCGTGGCCATCGTGGGAGTCGGAGCGATCCTCGTGGCGACGATGATCGGGTTCGCGGCCGGCACGGGGATACTCCCGGATGAGCACGCGGCGCTTGAACTCTACCAGGCGTTCGTCGCGGGGTCGCTGCTTCACGTCGTGTTCCACCAGGGGCGCCACGACCACGTTCACGACTAGCAGGCCAGTTCCGTCCGGTTCACGGCCTCGGCGACGTGCGCCACGGCCTTCCCCGGGGCCACCCGCGGATCGGGTATCCGCAGGAAACCTCGGGCGCCGTGCCGGCGAGGAAGAGTTCGGGCTGGCCGCGACATCCCCACCCGGCGCGCAGGCCGGTCCCGGGTTCGACCTCGACCCATTCCACGCCGTCGGGAAACCGGAAGTTGCTTCCGCCCCTGGGTCCGAGGACCCGGATGAGGAAATCCGTGAAGATCGGCTGGGCGGCACGCGACCCGGACAACCCCAGACGCGTCCCATCGTCGAAACCGACCCAGACACCCACGGCCAGCTCCGGCGTGTAGCCGACGAACCAGGCATCGCGCGAGCCGTTCGTGGTCCCGGACTTCGCGGCGATGGGTCCCCTGTACCCGGCCGCGCGCACCCCGCTTCCCGTGCCGCGCTCCACCACCCCGCGCAGGGCCGATGTCACGAGGTACGCCTCCGCCGGGCTGATGACGGCCTCACGGCGAAGCTCGGCCGGTCGGATGGCCTCGCCCTCTCGACCCAGCACGGCGCGCGCGGCGCGCGGAGGCGCCCGTCTCCCCTCCGCCGCCAGCACCGCGTAGGCCGCCGTCAACTCGAGGAGCGTCACCTCCGAGGCGCCGAGCGCGAGACTCGGATATGGGGCCAGCGGACTCTCGACACCCAGCCGTTGCGCGGTCTCCACGATCCGTTCGGGACCGACGGCAAGTCCCAGACGGGCGAACGGCACGTTGCGCGACCCCTCGAGCGCGTCGCGCAGCCTGACGGGCCCGAGAAACTCGCGATCCGCGTTGGAGGGCCGCCACACGCCGGCGGGCGTGTCGAGCGCCAGCGGCTCATCCCGTAGTGTGGAAGCCAGGGTGAACGGGGCGTCCGCCCGCGGATCCAGCGCGGCCAGCGCCACGATCGGCTTGAATGCGCTCCCCGGCTGACGCAGCGCGTCCGCGGCGCGGTTGAACTGCGACGTGGCGTATGAGCGCCCGCCAACCATCGCCAGGATGTCACCGCTCTGCGGGTCGAGGGCCACGAGCGCCGCCTGGAGAGGCCCCGTCTGCTCCGTGAGACGGGGACGGATGCGCTCGAGCGTTCGGATTCCATCCGACACGGCCAGCTCCGCCGCCCGCTGTATGTCCGGCTCCAGAGACGACACGACGGTCAGGCCCGCACCATCCAGACTCAGCGGCCGTGCTCCGGACCCCAGCTCTCGCCGCAGGAAGTCCATATACCAGCGGGCATCGGCGCGCCGCTCCGGCGGAGAGCTGAGGGTCAGACTCATTTCGAGCTCGGCATTCAGCCGGTCCGCGTCGATGTGTCCGAGTGCATGCATCTGCCGCAGGACCATGTCCCGCCGGGCCCGGGCGCGCTCCGGGTGCCGGTGCGGCGCATACATGCTGGGACCCCGAATGATTCCCACGAGCATGGCGGACTGCCCCAGCGTCAACTGGGAGACGTCGCGGTCGAAGAAGAACGGCGCCGCTCGGCCGAAGCCGTGGATCGCCACGCCTCGATCCTGCCCGAGGTAGATGTGGTTCACATACGCTTCGAGGAGGCGCCGCTTGGAGAACCGCCTCTCCAGAGCCACGGCGATGGCCGCCTCGCGGCCCTTTCGGAGCAGCGTGCGATCGGTCGAGAGGAAGAGCGTGCGCGCAAGTTGCTGGGTGATGGTGCTGCCGCCCTCGGCGATCCGCCCCTGGCGCAGGTTCGAGAGCACGGCGCCGGCGATGCGGCGGGGATCCAGCGCGCCGTGTTCGTAGAAGCGGCGATCCTCCACGGTCAGGAGGGCGTCGATGAGATGGCCGGGCACGTCTTCGAGTCTTACCGGGATGCGGTCCCGGCCGTGCTCGCCCGGCACGGTTCCGATGACCTCGGGATCCACGATGAGCGTCGCGAGGTCCTGCCCGTCCGCATCCCGAATCGACGTCACGCGACCCGCGCCGGAAAAGCCGCGGAACCGGACGCGCACGGTACCGCCGGGATCCATGTAACCGCCCAGGCGCAGCGGCCGCCTGCCGAGCCTCAGTTCCCCGCCGCGCCAGGCGAACTCTCCCTGGTCGGGCGTGCGCTTCGAAACGGACCGATAACCGACTCGCGTCAGATGGCTCGCCACCTGCCGGGGCTCCACGCGGTCGCCGGGACGCAGCACCAGCGGCCGGGCGACGACACGGGTCGGGGAGACCGAATCGATCGCTTCGAAGTCGCGCGCGACCTTCGCCTCGAAACCGAGATACCCGAGCCAGCCCGCGGCGAGGACGCCGGCCAGGATTCCCAGCCGCCGCCAGATTCTTCTCTTGCCTTTCCTGCTTCTCTTGCCTTTCACATCGACTAGGACGCTCCGGGTCGGAAAAAGGTTCCCGGGTCAGCCCGCAGCTCGGATGTGCGTACCGAAAGTGTCCAGGTCGATGTTCGAGCCCGAGAGGACGAGGCCCACGCGGCGGCCTTCCAGCCGCTCCCGGAGGGGACCGCACGTGGCGGCGAGCGGAGCGGCGGACGCGGGTTCGGCCACCAGCTTCGCGTCGAGGAACAGCGCCTTCAGGGCGGCGCGGATCGCGTCGTCGTCGACGAGCACGACGTCATCCACGTAACGCTGCACGAGTCCGAAGGTGTACGGAGCCGCGTGGGGGGCGCCGAGGCTGTCCGCGATCGTGTCGATGCGATCGAGCGCGACCGGCTCGCCCGCATCGAGGCTGCGTCGCATGGAGTCGGCACCGACGGGCTCCACGCCGTAGACGCTGCACACGGGCGCCAGCTGCTTCACGATGCTCGCCGTGCCGGAGATGAGACCTCCGCCCCCGATGGGGACGACCAGCGCATCGAGGTCGGGAAGTTGTTCCGCGACCTCGAGACCGACGGTCGAAGTGCCGAAGACGGTCGCCTCCCCCTCGAACGGATGGATCTCGAGCCGACCCTCTTGCCGGGCGATTTCCTCCATGCGTGCAAATCCGCTCGCCCCGTCGTCCGCGAACTCGATTTCCGCCCCGAAGTTCCGGCAGCGCGCGACGCGTGCCGGGTTCGCGGATGACAGCATGACGACCTTGGCGGTCGTGTCGGCGGCCCGGGCGGCGTAGGCCACGGAAACGGCATGGTTCCCGGCGCTCACGGCCGTGACCCCTCGCTGCAGCGTCTCCGCGTCAGCGCAGAGGACGTTGTTCAAGGCACCCCGGACCTTGTAGGAGCCCGTGCGCTGGAAGAGTTCCAGCTTGAGAAAAAGCTCGATTCCCGCGGGCAGCGAAGCGATGCCGCGATCCGGGATCCAGCGTCTGACCGGCGTGCGTTCGATCCACGGCGCGACGCGCGCTCGTGTCTTGCGGCTCTGCGCCGGCGTCGGGGGCCGGCGGCCGGGGGTCGGGGATTCGGTCATGCTTGACAAGCTAACGGCGCGATGCGATCCTCCGCGCCCATGACGAACACCCATCCGTTTTTCGGCCACTATTATTACCACCGCCCACGCGGAGGCCGGTGATCGTCTAGCTGTATCCTGAACAAAGGTTGCGAACGATCGATGCCGGCCCGGGGTGGCCGGCTTTTTTTGTCGCTGCCTCCCCGCCGGTGTCGGCCTCCAGAGTCCACGACATGAATCACAAAACGACAAGACTCGCCCTGCCCAAGGGGCGGATGCAGTCCGGTGTACTCGAGCTGCTGACCGCCGCCGGCGTGCGGGTGGATCTCGGGGAGCGCCGCTACCGCCCGGTCATCTCGGTCCCCGGCTTCGGCGCCAAGTTGCTCAAACCGCAGAACGTCGTGGAGATGCTGCATGCGGGATCTCGCGACCTGGGATTCGCGGGGGCCGACTGGGTGGCGGAACTGAACGGATCGCTGGTCGAACTCCTGGACACGGGGCTCGACCCGGTGCGCGTCGTCGCAGCCGCCCCGACCCGGGTCGCCCGGGCGGGACTGCACGCCGCTGGCCGCCGCCTCACCGTGGCGTCCGAATACGCGCGGCTCTCTTCGCGCTGGATCGGAGATCGGGGACTCGACGCGACGCTCGTGCGGTCGTACGGCGCGACGGAAGTGTTTCCGCCGGAGGACGCCGACGTGATCGTCGACAACACCGCGACGGGTGCGACGCTCGAGGCCAACGGGCTCGAGATCGTCGACGAACTGATGACCTCATCGACCCGCCTCTACGCGAATCCGCGCGCGCTCGAGGATCCGCGGCACCGCGAGCGCATCGACGACCTGGTCGTGGTGCTGCAGTCGGTCGTGGAAGCCCGGCAGCGGGTCATGCTCGAAGTCAACGTGGCCGCGGCGCGTCTGGATGACCTGGTGGCGGTGCTTCCCTGCATGCGCAAGCCGACCGTGTCGCGTCTGCACGGCGAGGAGGGCTATGCCATTCGGGTCGCCGTGCCGCGCGAGGCCCTTCCGGGCCTGATCCCCAGCGTGAAGGCGCGGGGCGGCACCGATCTCGTCGTGACGACGCCGGGACAGATCGTCGCATGAGCGGGATGACGGTGGCTGCGCCCCCGGGCGAACGGCTTCGCCTCGATCACAACGAGCGCCTGTTTCCGGCGCCGGAACTCGTCCGTCTCCTCCCGGAAGTGCCGGCGAGCGCGCTGACGCGTTATCCGGATGCCTCGCGGTTGGAGCAGCGGCTGGCTGAAGCCTCGAGGGTCGGGAAAGACCGGGTCCTCGTCACCGCGGGGGCGGACGACGCGATCGACCGCGTCTGCCGTCGCTATCTCGCGGGGGGCCGCGAACTGATCACGGTGGCTCCGACGTTCGAGATGGTGCCGACGTTCGCGGCGCTCGCTGGCGGGCGGGTGCGGTCGATACCCACGCTGAACGACCCCGCGCCTCTCGGACCCATCCTCGACCGGCTCGGGGAACGGACGGGCCTGGTCGCCGTGATCTCGCCGCACAACCCCACGGGAACGGTGGCCCCGGTCGAGCGGATCCTGGCCATCGCCGACAGCCTTCCGGCGAACGCCGCTCTGCTCGCGGATCTCGCCTACGTCGAGTTCGCCGACCGCGATCCGACGCGGGAGCTGCTGCAGCGCGACAACATCCTGGTCGTGCGGACGCTGTCCAAGGCCTGGGGCCTCGCCGGGCTTCGCGTGGGTTTCGTGCTGGGCCCGCCCGCGGTCATCGAGGGCCTTCGGGCCGGCGGTGCTCCCTTCCCTCTTTCGGCCCCCTCCATCTGGCTGGCGGAGCGGGCGCTGGCGCTGGGAGACCGGGTCACCGCGACGTACGTCGCCGCCGTGTGCCACGAGCGTGAGAGGCTCGTCTCCGCACTGCTCGCCTCAGCGGCGGAGCCCTTCGCGTCGCAGGCGAACTTCGTACTCGCAACCACGGATCGGGCGGCCGCGCTACACCGCCGCTTTCGGCAGCAGGCCATCGCCATTCGACGCTTTCCGAACTTCCCGGACCTTGTCCGGATCACGCTTCCGGGGGACGAAGCGACATTCCGCCGCGTCCTCCGCGTGCTCGACACTCTTGGACACATCTCGTGAGGAGATTCCGATGAACGCGAACTCCGGAGAGGGTCGCCCGGCCGCCGGGCGAGTGGGAGAACGGTCGCGGCGGACACTCGAGACCCGGATCGAAGCCCGGCTGGACCTGGACAGCCGGGGACGCAGCCGCGTCGATAGCGGACTGGCGTTTCTCGACCACATGATCGGCGCCGCGGCCTTTCACGGCGGCATGACGCTGGATCTGCGCGCGCAGGGCGACCTCGACATCGACGATCACCACACGGTGGAGGACTGCGGACTCGTATTCGGTTCGGTCATCCGCGACGCGCTCGGGGACCGGGAGGGGATTCGCCGCTTCGGGTACGCCTACGCGCCTCTCGACGAGGCGCTTGCCCGGGCGGTCGTGGACCTCTCCGGGCGTCCCTTCGCCAAGGTGGACCTCGGCCTCCGGCGCGAGATGCTGGGGGCGGTCGCGACCGAGAACCTCACCCATTTCTTCACCTCGCTCGCGGCGGCGGGAGGCCTGACGCTCCACCTGGATGTCATCCGTGGAGACAACGACCACCATCGCGCGGAGGCCGCCTTCAAGGCGTTCGGTCTCGCCCTCGCCGAAGCGGTCGCGGAACGCGCCGCGGCCGGAGTCCCGAGTACGAAGGGTGTGCTCGGATCGGGAGAGTCGCCCGCGGCCGACGTGGAAGAGGACTCGGGGGCCGGGGCCCTCGAGACGGTGTCTCGATGAGCGCCGCGCGGATGGCAACGGGCCCGGACGATGTGGGAATCGTTCCGACGGGCGTGGCGAACCTCGAGGCGGTGGCGGCCGCTTTCCGGCGGCTGGGAAGAACCCCGCGGCTGCTGGACTCGGCCGCCGGCATCTCGAGTGCCGATTACGTCGTCCTCCCCGGCGTGGGGTCTTTCACCGACGGCATGGCGGAGCTTCGCCGGCGTGGATGGGCGGAAGCCGTCCGCCGGCGCGTGGAGGAGGGACGTCCGACGCTCGCCATCTGTCTCGGACTTCAACTCCTGTGCGAGGAGAGCGAGGAGGCTCCGGGCACCGCCGGGCTCGGGTGCGTACCAGGCCGGGTGGTCCGGTTGGCGGAGAGCTGCCGCGTCCCCCAGTTGGGTTGGAACCGTGTCGCGGCCCCGGCCGGAACCACCTTCCTGCGGTCATCCGTCGTCTACTTCGCCAACTCCTACGGGCTCGAGATGGGTCCCTCGGGCTGGACCGCCGCGATGGGGCGGCACGGAAGCCGCTTCGTGGCGGGGCTGGAGCGCGGCGGCGTCCTCGCCTGCCAGTTCCACCCGGAGCTGTCGGGAAAGGTCGGAGCGGGTCTCCTGAAGCGCTGGCTCGAAGAGTCGCCGGGCGCGGCGTCCGCCTTCGAACGGCGCGTGCTGCGGCCCTCGCTCGCCGCGGCATGCTGAACGTTCGGGTCGTTCCGTGCCTGGACGTAAGGGACGGCAGGGTCGTGAAGGGCGTCCGTTTCGACAACCTCGAAGACCAGGGCGACCCCGCCCGGCTCGCTCGACGCTACGAGCGCGAAGGGGCGGACGAACTCGTGATCCTCGATGTCTCGGCTACGGCGGAGGGAAGGGTGGCCCAGTTCGAGACGGTGGGCCGCGTTCGTGACGAGATCTCGATTCCGCTTACGGTCGGCGGCGGCGTGCGGACGGCGGAAGACGCGGGCGCGCTGCTGGAGGCGGGGGCGGACCGGGTCGCCGTGAACACGGCGGCGGTCGAGCGACCGGAACTCCTGTCGGAGATCGCGACGCGGTTCGGGGCCCAGTGCGCGGTCCTGGCCCTCGACGCCGGCGCGACGTCGGACGATGCGTGTCCAAGCGGCTTCGAGGTGCTGACGCACTCGGGAGGGCGGCGCACGGGCCTCGATGCCGCGGAGTGGGGTCGCCGCGCGGCGGCACTGGGCGCGGGCGAGATACTCCTCACGAGCTTCGACCGCGACGGGACGCGAAGCGGCTACGACCTGGCCCTGATCGGAGCGATCCGCGAAGCCGTGCCGGTGCCGATCGTGGCTTCCGGCGGGGGAGCCCATGCGGGTCACATGTGCGCGGCGGTCGAGGCCGGGGCGGACGCGGTGCTGGCGGCGTCGATCTTCCATCAGGGCGACTGGTCGATCGGCCGGCTCAAGGATCGACTGCAGCAACTCGGGGTCGCGGTACGTCGATGATCATCCCATCCATCGACCTCATGGGCGGCCGGGCCGTGCAGCTCCGGCAGGGCTTCACGCTCGAGATCGACGCCGGCGACCCGCGGCCGCTCGCCGAGAAGTTCGCCGTCGCGGGGGAAGTCGCGATCATCGATCTCGACGCGGCGCTCGGCCGCGGAGACAACGCCGCCCTCATCCGGGAACTGCTCCCGCTCGCACCGTGTCGGGTGGGTGGCGGCATCCGGTCCCCCGAGGCGGCGCTCGACTGGCTCGACGCGGGTGCGCGGCGGGTGATCCTGGGCACGGCCGCGAATGCCGAGGTCCTGGACGGGCTTCCCGCGGAACGCGTGATCGCGGCGCTCGACGCGCGCGATGGCGAGGTCGTCGTGGAGGGCTGGCAGCGCGGGACGGGTCGCGACGTCATCGGACGGATGGAGGAACTCGATGGTCTCGCGGACGGCTATCTGGTCACCTTCGTGGAGGTCGAAGGCACGCTGGGCGGGATCCCGCTGGACCGGGTATCCGCCCTCGTCGGGGCCGCTGGATCCGCGCGCGTTACGGTGGCGGGTGGCGTCCGCGAGGTATCGGAGATCGCGGCGCTGGACCGAATGGGCGCGGACGCGCAGGTGGGGATGGCGATCTACAGCGGGCGCATGGACCTGGCCGACGCCATCGCGGCTCCTCTGAAATCCGACCGGGCGGACGGATTGTGGGCGACGCTGGTCGAGGACACGGTCGGGCGGGCGCTCGGGCTCGCCTGGTCGAGCGCGGAGAGCCTGCGCGCCGCCGTCAGCGAACGACGCGGCGTCTACCAGAGCCGCTCACGGGGGCTGTGGTGGAAGGGCGAGACCTCCGGCGCCACACAGGAACTCGTCCGCGTGGCGGCGGACTGTGACCGGGACACGCTGCGCTTCACCGTGCGGCAGCGTGGGACCGGCTTCTGTCACACCGGCGCCCCGACCTGTTTCGACGCTGCGCCTTCCGGCACGTCGGCGGCCCCGTCATCGGTGGCGGGCATGGGACTGCATGACCTCGAGACCCGCCTTCGCGCGCGACTCGCCGACCCGGAACCCGGCTCGCTGACCGCGCGACTCGCCGGGGATCCCGAGCTGTTGCGTGGGAAGCTCGTCGAGGAAGCGCTAGAACTGGCGGAAGCCGGATCGAAGGCCGACGCGGTGGCGGAGTTCGCGGACCTTTGCTACTTCGCCCTCACGCGGCTCGTGAAGGCCGGCGGCTCGCTCGAAGATGTACGGCGTGAACTCGGGCGGCGGGCCCTCAGGGTGCGTCGACGAGTCCCGCGAGCGCCGGGAGGGCCGACGGGGCGGACGGCTTCGGCGCCCGCCGCGGCGGCGGGCGGGATCCTCCCGCCGATCGGCCTCGAGCAGGCCGTGCGGGCGGTGCGCTCGCCGGCACTCGATCCGGCGGCTCTCGAGGTCGCGCGCACGATCCTGGACGATGTCGAGCGGCGCGGAGAGCCGGCGCTCCGGGAGCACGCCGAGCGGCTCGGCGACCTCGATCCGGGCGACGACCTGCTGCTCGACCGGTCGGCGCTCGGGCGCGCGACCGAGGCACTCCACCCCGACGACCGCGAGCTGCTTCGCCGCGCGGCCGACCGCATCCGCGCGTTCGCGGAGGCCCAGCGGGCATCCGCGGCCGACCTCGACACGCGGGTCGCGGGCGGCCGCGGCGGCCATCGGCTCGTACCGGTCGCTGCGGCGGGCTGTTACGCGCCCGGGGGGCGCTTCCCCCTCCCGTCCTCGGTGCTCATGACCGCGATCCCCGCGAGGGTGGCGGGCGTGGGCGAAGTCTGGGCGGCATCGCCCCGCCCGACCGGGGCGGTCCAGGCCGCGGCATTCATCGCCGGCGCGGACGGCCTGCTCGCCATCGGCGGCGCGCAGGCGATCGGCGCGCTTGCCTTCGGGGCCGGAGGCGTCCCCCGCTGCGAGAAGATCGTGGGGCCGGGGAACCGGTTCGTCACCGCGGCCAAGCGTCTCCTCTACGGCCGGGTCGGCCTCGACACCATCGCCGGCCCATCCGAGCTGCTCGTCGTCGCCTCGCCGGATGCGGAGCCGGCGCGCGTCGCGGCCGACCTGCTCGCCCAGGCCGAGCACGACCCCGACGCCGTCCCGCTGCTGTGCGCCTTCGACGATGCGACCGTCGAGGCCGTCCGCGAAGAGGCCGAGCGGCAGCTGGCCACGCTGCGGACGGCCCCGATCGCGCGTCAGGCCCTCGCGGCCGGCGGCGCCCTCCTCGCGGCGGGCCCCGACGAGGCCGCCGCCATCTGCGACGCGGTGGCGCCGGAGCACCTGCACCTGCACGGCGAGCAGGCGGAGTCGCTTGCTCCTCGCCTCCACCGCTACGGATCGCTCTTCGTGGGGACGGCCACGCCCGAGGCGGCCGGCGACTACGGAGCCGGACCGAACCACACCCTTCCCACATCGGGCGCCGCGGCGTTCGACTCGGGACTCTCCGTGTTCTCGTTCCTGCGTCGACCGATGTGGCTGTCGCTTTCGCCCGAAGATGGCGCCTACGAGGACCTGCTGCGGGACACCGCGGCGCTCGCCAGACTGGAGGGACTGGAAGCGCACGCGCTGTCGGCCGAACTCCGGCTCACGGCGGCGGCCCGGAGAGATCGCGGTCGGAGGGTCCGGGCCTCGTGAGGTGGTCGAGGGCACGGTCCACGGCGTCCTTCGTCGAGGCCGTGATCCCGC
Coding sequences within:
- the hisD gene encoding histidinol dehydrogenase, whose amino-acid sequence is MIIPSIDLMGGRAVQLRQGFTLEIDAGDPRPLAEKFAVAGEVAIIDLDAALGRGDNAALIRELLPLAPCRVGGGIRSPEAALDWLDAGARRVILGTAANAEVLDGLPAERVIAALDARDGEVVVEGWQRGTGRDVIGRMEELDGLADGYLVTFVEVEGTLGGIPLDRVSALVGAAGSARVTVAGGVREVSEIAALDRMGADAQVGMAIYSGRMDLADAIAAPLKSDRADGLWATLVEDTVGRALGLAWSSAESLRAAVSERRGVYQSRSRGLWWKGETSGATQELVRVAADCDRDTLRFTVRQRGTGFCHTGAPTCFDAAPSGTSAAPSSVAGMGLHDLETRLRARLADPEPGSLTARLAGDPELLRGKLVEEALELAEAGSKADAVAEFADLCYFALTRLVKAGGSLEDVRRELGRRALRVRRRVPRAPGGPTGRTASAPAAAAGGILPPIGLEQAVRAVRSPALDPAALEVARTILDDVERRGEPALREHAERLGDLDPGDDLLLDRSALGRATEALHPDDRELLRRAADRIRAFAEAQRASAADLDTRVAGGRGGHRLVPVAAAGCYAPGGRFPLPSSVLMTAIPARVAGVGEVWAASPRPTGAVQAAAFIAGADGLLAIGGAQAIGALAFGAGGVPRCEKIVGPGNRFVTAAKRLLYGRVGLDTIAGPSELLVVASPDAEPARVAADLLAQAEHDPDAVPLLCAFDDATVEAVREEAERQLATLRTAPIARQALAAGGALLAAGPDEAAAICDAVAPEHLHLHGEQAESLAPRLHRYGSLFVGTATPEAAGDYGAGPNHTLPTSGAAAFDSGLSVFSFLRRPMWLSLSPEDGAYEDLLRDTAALARLEGLEAHALSAELRLTAAARRDRGRRVRAS